The window ACGTGGCATCTCATACTGCCTGTGTTCATTTCTGCTTTTGGAGGACTTGCCGGGATCTCGCGGTACATGAGAGGCAGTATGCTTGAGGTCATCAGACAGGATTACATAACCACCGCAAGGGCGAAGGGCTTGTCCGAGACAACGGTGATATACAAACATGCGTTAAGAAACGCTCTGCTTACGATCATTACGCTGCTTGGACTTTCCGTACCAGGGTTAATTGGCGGAAGCGTAATCTTTGAAAACATCTTCGGCATCCCCGGAATGGGGCAGTTGTTTTATATGGGCGTAATGACAAGAGACTATCCCCTCGTGATGGGGATCCTGACAATAGGCGCGATGCTGACATTGGTCGGCAATCTGCTGGCAGATATCGGGTATATGATTGCAGACCCGAGGATAAGGGCAAAATAGTGCAGAAGTGCAAAAGAGCAAAAGTACAGAAGTACAAAGGACGGAAGAGCAAAAGCTCCGCGCCTTTCTCTTTGCTTTTGCACTAAAGAAAATATGAGTCACTCACGAACGATATTCTGGAAGCGGTTTAAAAGAAACAGGCTTGCGATAACTGGTGGCGTTGTTGTGTTCGTGCTTTTCTTTATCGCAAGCTTTGCCAATCTTGTTTCTCCGTATGATCCAAGCGATATTGACAGAAAGCATATTCTTGAAGCCCCGAGCGTAAGTCATCCCCTCGGGACCGATGACCTCGGCAGGGACGTGCTTTCAAGAATGATCTTCGGCAGCAGGATATCCCTCTCAGTAGGTTTTGTGGCAGTTGGTATCGCAACGATCATCGGAATGATCGTCGGCGCGATATCAGGATACTACGGAGGCTGGACAGACAGGGTGATTATGAGGATTATTGATATCATGCTTTCTATACCGACCTTCTTTCTCATACTCGCCGTGATTGCGTTCATCGGCCCCGGCATCTGGAATATTATGATTGTCATTGGGCTCACATCGTGGATGGGAGTTGCGCGGCTGGTGAGGGCTGAGTTTTTATCGCTGAAAGAAAGGGAATTCGTACTTGCTGCAAGGGCGCTCGGCGCGAGCGACATGCGGATAATCTTCAGACATATCATGGTCAACAGTATGTCGCCGGTCTTCGTCTCCGCCGTCCTCGGAGTCGCAAGCGCGATTCTCGTGGAATCCGCACTGAGCTTTCTTGGCATAGGCATTCAGCCGCCGGTGCCAAGCTGGGGCAACATCCTGACATTAGGTAAAGACAATATTGAAATAGCATGGTGGCTTTCGGTATTCCCCGGCCTCGCAATCCTGATTACAGTATTGAGTTACAACCTCGTAGGAGAAGGACTACAGGACGCGCTTGATCCGAGATTGTGGGGCAGCGGTAAGTAAAATTCAATCAACGGATGAAACGGAGAACTATAAACTTCAATCCACAGATTTCGCAGATTGCACAGATTAATAAAAAAAGCCTACGAAAAAATCTGCGTAAATCTGAGTAATCTGTGGATGACTTTGTTTTTAAGAATTTATTGCAATAATCCCGTTGCTTATGATAGTCTTATAATACTTTAGAGAAGATTTTATCTTCTAAATACACACGTCCAGCCAATCTTCTCTCTGGCAGTGTTCCGGCTAAGCGGAATTCAGAGAGAAAGGACGGAGGAAAAAAACTGAGGAGGTACACACATGGTAGTAACAATGAAAGAGCTTCTGGAGGCCGGTGTTCATTTCGGACATCAGGTAAAGCGCTGGAACCCCAAGATGAAAAAATACATCTTCGGGCAGAGAAACGGCATCTACATCGTAGATCTCCAGAAAACAGTCAAGATGTTCGAGGAGGCTTATAATTTTGTCAAAAATATCTCCGTCCGGGGAGAGTCCGTCCTGTTTGTCGGCACCAAGAAACAGGCGCAGGATGTGATAATCGAGGAGGCGCAGAGGGCTGGATCGTATTTCGTCAACCAGCGCTGGTTAGGCGGAATGCTGACTAATTTCAGCACGGTCAAACAGGGTATTGAGAAATTAAAGAAGATAGAGAAGATGAAAGAAGACGGCACTTACGAACTCCTGACCAAGAAAGAAGTTTCTAAATATGAAATGGAAAGGATACGTCTCGACAAAAATCTGAGCGGCGTAAAAAATCTGACCGGCCTGCCCGGGGCTATTTTTATCGTAGACCCCAAGAAAGAGTCCATTGCTATTGCCGAAGCAAAGAGGCTGTCTATCCCGATAGTCGCACTTGTTGACACCAATTGCGATCCTGACGACATTGATTATGTTATCCCCGGCAATGATGACGCGATAAGGTCCATTAAATTGATCTCGTCAAAAATAGCCGAGGCAGTGCTTGAAGGGAA is drawn from Nitrospirota bacterium and contains these coding sequences:
- a CDS encoding ABC transporter permease; the protein is MSHSRTIFWKRFKRNRLAITGGVVVFVLFFIASFANLVSPYDPSDIDRKHILEAPSVSHPLGTDDLGRDVLSRMIFGSRISLSVGFVAVGIATIIGMIVGAISGYYGGWTDRVIMRIIDIMLSIPTFFLILAVIAFIGPGIWNIMIVIGLTSWMGVARLVRAEFLSLKEREFVLAARALGASDMRIIFRHIMVNSMSPVFVSAVLGVASAILVESALSFLGIGIQPPVPSWGNILTLGKDNIEIAWWLSVFPGLAILITVLSYNLVGEGLQDALDPRLWGSGK
- the rpsB gene encoding 30S ribosomal protein S2; this encodes MVVTMKELLEAGVHFGHQVKRWNPKMKKYIFGQRNGIYIVDLQKTVKMFEEAYNFVKNISVRGESVLFVGTKKQAQDVIIEEAQRAGSYFVNQRWLGGMLTNFSTVKQGIEKLKKIEKMKEDGTYELLTKKEVSKYEMERIRLDKNLSGVKNLTGLPGAIFIVDPKKESIAIAEAKRLSIPIVALVDTNCDPDDIDYVIPGNDDAIRSIKLISSKIAEAVLEGKNILNKAAQESSEKEAIAEKVAEEEKQAKEEVAG